In the genome of Raphanus sativus cultivar WK10039 chromosome 4, ASM80110v3, whole genome shotgun sequence, one region contains:
- the LOC108835344 gene encoding UDP-glycosyltransferase 89A2 → MTGVMVPPETRPHIMVFPFPAQGHLLPLLDLTHQLCLRGVNVSVIITPGNLQHLSPLLSAHPSSVTSVVFPFPPHPSLPPGVENVKDLGNSGNLPIMSSLRQLRDPITLWFRSHQTPPVALVSDFFLGWTHDLCRQIGIPRFAFFSSGPFLASVLQFCFDNIKSRTSEPVCLTDLPRSPVFEEEHLPSMFRRSLSSPSRDLETVKVESSMNFLSHGCVFNTAECLEAEYVEYVKQRVGHDRVFGVGPLCLLGLDPVGTVNKTSSCPMLLSWLDGCPERSVLYICFGSQKALTKEQCGALALGLEKSTTRFVWVVKKDPVPEGFEERVAGRGMVVRGWAPQLEVLRHVAVGGFLSHCGWNSVLEGLTSGTMILGWPMEADQFVNARLLVEDLDVAVRVCEGDGTVPDPDELGRVIGETMGESGREVGARAEEMQRKLVGSVTEGSSFADLERLFNELALL, encoded by the coding sequence ATGACCGGAGTCATGGTGCCGCCAGAGACCAGACCGCACATCATGGTGTTTCCTTTCCCAGCACAAGGCCACTTACTTCCTTTACTAGACTTAACTCACCAACTCTGCCTGCGTGGAGTCAACGTCTCCGTCATCATCACTCCCGGAAACCTCCAACacctctctcctctcctctccgcTCACCCCTCCTCCGTAACCTCCGTCGTCTTCCCTTTCCCTCCCCATCCTTCTCTCCCTCCCGGTGTCGAGAACGTCAAGGACCTCGGAAACTCCGGTAACCTCCCGATCATGTCCTCTCTTCGTCAGCTTCGTGACCCTATCACCCTCTGGTTCCGTTCTCACCAAACTCCTCCCGTTGCTCTCGTCTCCGACTTCTTCCTCGGATGGACGCACGATCTTTGCCGTCAGATCGGTATCCCTCGCTTCGCCTTCTTCTCCTCCGGTCCTTTCTTGGCTTCCGTTCTCCAGTTCTGCTTCGACAATATCAAATCAAGAACGTCGGAACCGGTTTGTTTAACGGATCTTCCTCGCTCCCCCGTGTTCGAGGAGGAGCATCTCCCCTCGATGTTCCGACGCTCTCTCAGTTCACCGTCGCGGGATCTTGAAACGGTGAAAGTCGAAAGCTCCATGAATTTTTTGAGCCACGGTTGCGTTTTCAACACGGCCGAGTGTTTGGAAGCAGAGTATGTGGAGTACGTGAAACAGAGGGTTGGTCACGACCGGGTTTTCGGAGTTGGTCCGCTTTGTTTACTCGGGTTGGACCCGGTTGGTACGGTTAATAAAACCAGTTCTTGCCCGATGCTGCTGAGTTGGCTTGACGGTTGTCCGGAGCGGTCAGTGCTGTACATATGTTTCGGAAGTCAAAAGGCGTTGACCAAAGAGCAGTGCGGTGCTCTGGCTCTTGGGCTCGAAAAAAGCACGACCCGGTTTGTGTGGGTGGTTAAGAAAGATCCGGTACCCGAAGGTTTCGAGGAACGGGTGGCTGGTCGGGGAATGGTGGTTAGAGGGTGGGCTCCGCAGCTTGAGGTGTTGAGACACGTGGCGGTTGGTGGGTTTTTGAGCCACTGTGGATGGAACTCGGTTCTTGAAGGGTTAACGAGTGGAACCATGATATTGGGGTGGCCAATGGAGGCTGACCAGTTTGTGAACGCGAGGTTGCTGGTTGAGGATTTGGATGTGGCGGTTCGGGTTTGTGAAGGGGATGGAACGGTGCCTGATCCGGATGAACTTGGCCGGGTTATAGGTGAAACGATGGGTGAAAGTGGACGTGAGGTGGGAGCTAGGGCGGAGGAGATGCAACGGAAGCTAGTAGGATCAGTGACAGAAGGTAGCTCTTTTGCTGATTTAGAAAGACTGTTTAATGAACTTGCTCTTCTTTAA